The sequence AGAGGCGAATGGTTTGATCGTCACTACCACTGGCTAAAATCTGACCATTAGGACTAAAAGCGATCGCATTGACCGCTTCAGTATGACCTTCAATGGTTCGGATTCGATTTCCGTCCTTCAAATCCCACAGACGAATGGTTTTATCATTACTACCACTGGCTAAAATTTTACCGTCTGGACTAATGGCTAAAGCTTTCACCCAACTGGAATGGGCTGCAATTGTACGGGGTGGAGCATCTGTTTTTAAATCCCAAATTCTAATCGCTCCAAAACTTCCCACCGCTAAGGTCTGATTATTAGGACTAATCACCGCCGCATAAACCTGACCAACGGCTCGTTTGTAGTCCTCTAAAAAAATACTACTCGGTAAACTTTTTAAAATTAAAATCGGATTAGCCGGAATGAATCCATAGCGGACATAGCCATCAATTTGAGTATAAATCCCCCCAAATATGAGTAAAGAAGTGCCTAAAACCCATAAATATTTAACCGGAATTTTAGGGAGTGTAATGTTAGGGGCAGAAAAATTAAAACCTGTACTTTGGGTGGCATTGATCTGCTCCCGTTTAGAGCGTTGACGTTTAGAACCAGTAGTATCTTTAGATTCAGACGTATTATTCTTATTATTGGCAGATTGATTCAGATCAACCTCTGCCAAACATTGCAAAATCATCTGTGGATTTTGGGGGCGATTACCGGGAAAAGTCGCCATTAAATAATCAATCAGCGCCGCCAATTGATCCGAAATATTAGGAGCCCCTTTACGCCACAATAACTTTCCAGTTCGAGGATTTTCGGGATAAGCAGTGGGGGGTTTTCCGGTTAATAAATAAATAAAAGTTCGCCCTAGGGCAAAAAAATCAGATTGAGGGACGGCTTTCCCATTCATTTGTTCTGGGGGCGTATATCCAGGGGAAACAATACCCGTCACATTTTGCCCCTGTTCTACCTTGGCTAAATAGGTGCCTGAAACTTCTCGCGCCGTTCCAAAATCAATTAAAACTAACTGTCCATTGGGTTTCCTCATAATATTTTGAGGCTTAATATCCCGATGGAAGTATTGCAAATTATGAACTTGATCTAAAATTTCCGCCAGTTGTTTTAACCATTCCATCGCCTGTTCTTGGCTGATGGGTTCCTTTTTCCGTTCCTTCATCCAATCCTGTAAATTTAAACCCTCAATTTTTTCCATAACCAAACAATGGAGGGTTTCTTCAGTTCCTTTGGGAGTATAGGTGAAGTATCCATCAGGATCAACTTTAGGAATACCCGGATGGTTCAGATGGCTTAAAACCTTGGCTTCTTGCTTAAACAGAGTGACAGCTTTGGGGTGGTTTTTTAATAAAACCTTAAGAACTTTACATTTTCCTTGATCATCAATTTCAAAGGTTTTGCCAAAACCGCCACCGCCAAGTTGTTTGATCACACGATATCGCCCCTCCAGCAAAAGATCTGAACCGCATTGACAACAAATGCGCCGATTCTCGTTTGCTGAATCAGTTGGATTTGGGCACTTAGGATTAAGGCAATAACTCACAGAAGCGAGAACCCAGATCTAGGTTGCAGAGTCAGGAGCCAGGAGTCAGGAGTCAGGAGTTAGAAGGTGATGGGGTGTGGGGTGTGGGGGGTGAGGTTTCGGATATTGGGTTTCGGGTTTGAGGTTTCGAGTTTCGGGTTTAATTAATTTCCCCCGATCCCCTTATCTCCTTGCCCCCTTTGTGAGATCCTTGTCCTGATATCCTTCCTGCTCCCCGGCTCCTCTACCCTTTTTTCCTTCTATATCCCGTTTCCTGTCTTCTGTATGAATGTCCTTAGACTAATTCCACTATAACAGGGAAACGAAGTATTCAGTGATCCATCCCCTACACAGGTAGTGGCTTAGGATTAAATCAACCAATTCCTTCAATAATCGGATGGAAGTAAAACGCAATCCCCAGTACCGTATAAGCAGCCAAGAGTAAAACCCCCTCCAGCCAATCAGAACGACCATCGGAACTGACGGAGTTGGCAATTAATACAGAGACCGCAACGGCGATTAATTCAAAGGGATTAAAATTCAAATCCATTGGTTTGCCTAATATCCATCCAGCTAACACTAAGACTGGGGCGACAAATAAAGCAATTTGCAAACTAGACCCCAAGGCAACGGAGACGGATAAATCCATTTTATCTTTCATGGCAACGGTAACGGCCGTGGCGTGTTCGGCGGCGTTTCCAATAATGGGTACTAAAATCACCCCGGTAAATAGGGCGGTGAGTCCCAGGCTAGAGGTCGCTTCCTCCAAAGTACCGACTAATAATTCCGACTCGAGGGCGACTGTCAGTGTCGCGAGCAGCAAAATACCAATCCACAGCTTTAAATTGACCTTTTCCGCTTCATGTCCGGCTTCTTCTGGGGTGATTTGTCCATCTGCATCGTTTTCAGCCACTCCCACATCATATAGATAGGAGTGGGTTTTCATGGAAAACAGCAGGGTGAGGATATAAACCGTAATCAAAACAATGGCAACCGCCGCCGAGAGGGTTTGCATCGTGGGTTCCTGAATGCCGATGGAGGTCGCGTCCACGGCCGTTGGC comes from Planktothrix sp. FACHB-1365 and encodes:
- the cax gene encoding calcium/proton exchanger — encoded protein: MLNTKTLLSTLLIFVPISIAAHFFEWGSTIVFITSALAIIPLAGWMGTATEEIAVVLGPNLGGLLNATFGNATELIIGIVALNAGLVDVVKSSLVGSIMGNLLLVMGLSMFLGGLRFKEQQFQPVIARLNASAMNLAVIAILVPTAVDATSIGIQEPTMQTLSAAVAIVLITVYILTLLFSMKTHSYLYDVGVAENDADGQITPEEAGHEAEKVNLKLWIGILLLATLTVALESELLVGTLEEATSSLGLTALFTGVILVPIIGNAAEHATAVTVAMKDKMDLSVSVALGSSLQIALFVAPVLVLAGWILGKPMDLNFNPFELIAVAVSVLIANSVSSDGRSDWLEGVLLLAAYTVLGIAFYFHPIIEGIG
- a CDS encoding protein kinase; translation: MSYCLNPKCPNPTDSANENRRICCQCGSDLLLEGRYRVIKQLGGGGFGKTFEIDDQGKCKVLKVLLKNHPKAVTLFKQEAKVLSHLNHPGIPKVDPDGYFTYTPKGTEETLHCLVMEKIEGLNLQDWMKERKKEPISQEQAMEWLKQLAEILDQVHNLQYFHRDIKPQNIMRKPNGQLVLIDFGTAREVSGTYLAKVEQGQNVTGIVSPGYTPPEQMNGKAVPQSDFFALGRTFIYLLTGKPPTAYPENPRTGKLLWRKGAPNISDQLAALIDYLMATFPGNRPQNPQMILQCLAEVDLNQSANNKNNTSESKDTTGSKRQRSKREQINATQSTGFNFSAPNITLPKIPVKYLWVLGTSLLIFGGIYTQIDGYVRYGFIPANPILILKSLPSSIFLEDYKRAVGQVYAAVISPNNQTLAVGSFGAIRIWDLKTDAPPRTIAAHSSWVKALAISPDGKILASGSNDKTIRLWDLKDGNRIRTIEGHTEAVNAIAFSPNGQILASGSDDQTIRLWGSETGSRLLTIAGHEGAINTLAFSPDGQTLVSGGTDRLIRFWNLQTGTRKRSISGHEGTINALVYSPDGKTLISASDDGTIRLWNPNTGEQKAVWKANNNPVKSLAITKDGKTLLSGGDNVVVWDLKTGKKLATLWGHAKPINALAVSSNGQIVVSGSEDKTIKIWQMPLK